The sequence below is a genomic window from Salinisphaera sp. T31B1.
TCGGCCATTTCGTCGATATCGAGATTACCGAAGCGCTCGATAATTCGCTGCGCGGACGCGTGACGACGATCCACGAGACACCCGCCACTCCGGATCTGGCCTCGGTCGGCTGATCCACGCACCTCGCCGAGGACACTTGGTAGATTCCACCGTACGCAAGACACTCGAGCTCGAACCGCCGGACATGACCCGGCTCGCCCACCTGTGCGGGCCGCAGGACGGTCATCTCCGGCTGATCGAAAAGACACTCGACGTGGGTGTTCACAACCGCGGCCACCTGTTCCAGGTCGAGGGCAGCGCGCCGGCGGCTAGTGCGGCGATCGACGTGCTCAACGAACTGTATGCCGCGACCGCCGCCGGTGAGCTCACCGCCGATCGTGTCCATGTCGCCGCCCGCACCGCCGAGCGCGAACGGGACGCCGCCGCCGAGGATCGCGCGGTCGAGGACGTGGTCATCAAGACCCGCCTGGGGCTGGTGCGAGGCCGCGGGCCGAACCAGCGCCGATATCTGGCCAATCTGCGGTCCAACGACCTGAACTTCGGGATCGGGCCAGCGGGCACCGGCAAGACCTATCTGGCCGTGGCCGCAGCGGTCGATGCGCTGGAAACCGAACGTGTACGCCGGCTGTTGCTGGTACGCCCGGCGGTCGAGGCCGGCGAGCGCCTAGGCTTTCTGCCGGGCGATCTGGCCCAGAAGATCGATCCCTATCTGCGCCCGCTCTACGACGCGCTCTACGAGATGCTCGGCTTCGACCGGGTCGGACGCCTGATCGAGCGCAACGTCATCGAGATCGCGCCGCTGGCCTATATGCGCGGTCGCACCCTTAACGAAGCCTTCATTATTCTCGACGAGGCACAGAACACCACTGTCGAGCAGATGAAGATGTTTCTCACCCGGATCGGTTTCGGCTCGACGGCCGTGGTCACCGGCGACATGACGCAGGTCGACCTGCCGGTGGCCAAGCGCTCCGGGCTGCGTCATGCGGTGCGTCTGCTGCACGGTATCGAAGGCATCAGCGTAACCAAGTTCGCAGCCCGCGATGTGGTCCGGCATCCGCTGGTCCAGCGTATCGTGCAGGCCTACGATCGCGAACACGGTGACGACGAGGACGGCGAGCGCTGAACCGTATCAATCCGTTCGCACGGTGAGCCTGATGGAACTCGAGATCGATCTGGAAGCCGCCGAGGCGATCGGCCGCGTACCGGCGTATGTCCAAGTGGAAGGGCCGGCCCGGGCCGCGTTGGCTGCGGCCGGCTTCAGCCCTGGCGAGGCGGTGGTCGAGCTGTCGGTGCGGCTGGTCGACGAGTGCGAGTCGGCCGAACTCAACGGCGCCTGGCGAGACAAGCCCCGTGCCACCAACGTCCTATCGTTCCCGGCCGAGGTATCGTTGCCCGGTCTGGCCGTGCTCGGCGACCTGGTGATCTGTTTGCCGGTGGTCGAACGCGAGGCGGCGGCGCAATCCAAGCCGGCGCAGGCTCACTTCGTTCATATGATCGTCCATGGGGTGCTGCACTTGCTCGGCTACGATCATATCGGCGACGATGAGGCCGAGCATATGGAAGCGCTCGAGCGACGCATCATGACGACGCTCGGCTTTGATGATCCGTACAGCGAACGCGCGTCGGCCTGAGCAGGCCGATACGGCCGCGACGCCGTTAACCAGACAACACGATCAGGGAGGACGCGGTCGCGGCCGCACACCAATGAGCGACGAGGGCGAAAGCGAACAGGGACGAAGTAGCGGCGGGTGGCTGCGTCAGATCGGCAAGAGTCTGACGGGGCCGCCACGCGACCGGGACGAACTGGTGGCCGTGCTCACCGAGGCACAAGAGAACGAGCTGCTGGACGTCGACGCGCTGTGGATGATGCAGGGCGTACTCAAGGTCTCGGAACTGCAGGTGCGCGACATCATGATCCCGCGCTCGCAGATGGTGGTGGTCGAATCCGACGCCGACGCCGCCGAGATCCTGCCGATCGCGATCGAATCCGGCCATTCCCGTTTTCCCGTCATCGGCGAATCGCGCGATGAAGTGGTGGGTATCCTGTTGGCCAAGGACATGCTCGCCCTGGCGGAGTCGGATCGCGATCGCGCCGATTTCGAACTGGGCGACGTGCTTCGGCCGGCGGTCTACGTCCCGGAATCCAAACGTGTGAACGTGCTGCTCAAGGAGTTCAAGGCCTCGCGCAACCATATGGCCGTGGTGGTCGATGAATACGGCGGCGTGGCCGGTCTGGTCACCATCGAAGACGCGCTCGAGCAGATCGTCGGCGATATCGATGACGAGTACGATCAGGCCGAAGGTGCATTCATCCTGCGCCAGGAGAAGAATCGCTTCCAGATTCGCAGCCTCACGCCAGTCGACGAATTCAACAAGTATTTCAACGCCGAGTTCTCCGACGAGGACTTCGACACCGTCGGTGGGCTGGTCGTGCACGAGTTCGGGCACATGCCCAAGCGCGGCGAAACCACGGTGATCGGCCGCTTCCAGTTCAATGTTCAGCGTGCCGACTCCCGCCGTATCCATCTGTTTCAGATGACGATCCTGCCCGAAGCGCCGGAATAGCGGGGATCGCGGCCCGGCCAGCGAACGGCCCCGAGCTGGCCCGGCGCGCATCGCAGCGTGCGGTGTCTTCCGGCCGCGCGCCATTCCGGGCATGATGCGCGCACCCCGGGACTCATGTATCCGTCAGAAAGAGAGTGAACCGATGAGGGCAGTGCGCGTTATCGGGCTGGATTTGTTGGCACCGGCCGTGTTGGGCGGTCTGGCCACGTTGGGTTTTGCCCCCTTCGGATACTACGGCCTGACCCTGATTGCGATCGTCGGGTTGATAGCGCTGTGGTGGCAGGCCGGCGCCCGACGCGCGGCATGGCGCGGCTGGGTGTTCGGCCTGGCTCATTTCGGCACCGGTATCTACTGGACGTTCGTATCCACCTATTACTACGGGGGCGCGCCGCTGCCGATGGCCATCGGTCTGGTGTGCCTGCTCAGCGCCTATATGGCCGCCTATCCCATGCTGGTCGGCGCGTTCGCCGGTTTCACGCGCGGACTGCCGCGCACGCTCTGGGCGTTGCTGTTGGTGCCCGGGGCCTGGCTGGCCGCGGAGCTGATGCGTAGCTGGGTGCTGACCGGTTTTCCCTGGTTGTCGCTGGGCTATTCGCTGATCGATGCGCCGCTGACCGCGCTGGCGCCGATCGGCGGCGTGTATTTCATGGGCGCACTGATGGTGGCGGCGGCCGGCATGGTGGTGTTGTTGTTTGCCGGCTCGCTGATCGGTCGTGCCGTATCGGTTGCGCTACTGGCCGCGGCGCCGTTCGCACTCTGGCTGCTGCCGCCTGCCAGCCAGTGGACCCGCCCGGCCGGCGAGCCGGTCAGCGTGGATGTGATCCAGGGCAATTTTCCGCAACAGGTCAAATGGGATCCGGATACCTTCGCGACCACGCTCACCCGCTATCGCAACCTGACCGAGCGCAGCGACGCGGATCTGGTGCTCTGGCCCGAAGTGGCGATTCCTGCGCCAGCGAACCGCGTCCAATCCTATTTCGATGACATCGACGCCATGGCCGCGAACCGCGGCCAGACCGTGCTGGCGGGCACCCTTGTCCACCAGGGCGACGACCAGCCCTACTACAACGCGGTGCTGGCGCTCGGCGCTGGACATGGACGTTACTACAAGCGTCATCTCGTGCCGTTCGGAGAGTATTTTCCGGTGCCGGATTTCGTCATGCACTGGCTCGACGGCATCAATATGCGGTACAGCAACTTCGGCTTCGGGGCCGAGGATCAGCCGCTGATCGAGGTCGACGGCGTCAAGATCGGGTTATCGATCTGCTTCGAGGACGCCTTCGGCTACGAGATCGCCAAGGCCCTGCCGGCTGCCGGCATTCTTGCCAACGTGACCAACGATGCCTGGTTTGCCGGCACCACGGCGGCCGATCAGCATCTGGAAATCGCACGCATGCGGGCACTCGAGGCCGGCCGGCCCATGCTGCGTGCGGCCAATACCGGTATTTCCGCGGTGATCGATTTCGACGGCCGGGTACGCGAACGCACCGGCCAGTTCGAGATCGCCAATATTCAGACGCGGGTCCAGCCCAGGGCGGGACTGACCCCTTACATGCGCATCGGTGACTGGCCGCTGTGGACGGCCGGCTTCCTGCTCACCGGCGTGGGGCTGATCGCGGCTATCGCGCGTCGGCGCCGCGGCCGTGCCTGATCGGCCTGCCGATCGGCGCGCACGGCGTGCAACCTGTTCCGACACGCCCTAAACTAGCCGGCCCGATTTAAGCGCCCGAGCCGACACCCCCGATGGACGAAAGCTATCGTTTCGACGCCATAGAGACCGAGGTCCAGCAACGCTGGCTGGATACGGACGCGTTCCGGGTCACCCGGGACCAGCGCGAGAAATTCTATTGCCTGTCGATGTTCCCGTATCCCAGCGGCAAGCTGCATATGGGGCACGTGCGCAACTACACGATCGGCGACGTCATGTCGCGCTACCAGCGCATGCGCGGCAAGAACGTACTCCAGCCGATGGGCTGGGACGCCTTCGGCCTGCCGGCCGAGAACGCGGCCATCAAGAACGGCGTACCGCCGGCAAAGTGGACGCGCGAGAACATCGCGGCCATGCGCGAGCAGCTGCAGCAGCTGGGCTTTGCCTACGACTGGTCGCGCGAAATCGCGACCTGCGATCCGAGCTACTACCGCTGGGAACAGTGGCTGTTCACCAAGCTGTTCGAAAAGGGGCTGGTCTATCGCAAGGAATCGGTGGTCAACTGGGATCCGGTCGACCAGACCGTGCTGGCCAACGAACAGGTGGTGGACGGGCGCGGCTGGCGCTCGGGCGCGATCGTCGAGCAGCGCGCCATTCCGCAGTGGTTCGCGCGTATCACCGACTATGCCGACGAACTGCTGGACGATCTCGACACGCTGGAAGGCTGGCCGGAAGCGGTCAAGACCATGCAGGCGAACTGGATCGGGCGTTCGACGGGTCTGGAAATCGATTTCAACGTGGTGGGCCATGACGAGCCGCTGACGGTCTATACGACGCGTCCGGATACGCTGCACGGCGCAACCTATATGGCAGTGGCTGCCGATCATCCGCTGGTCGCGCGCGCCGCCGAGCACGATGCCGAACTCGCCGCGTTCTGCGAGGAATGCCGCAAGGCCGGTACCGCCGAGGCCAGTCTGGAAACGCGCGAGAAGAAGGGCTATCGCCTGCCGATCGAAGCGACGCATCCGTTGTCGGGCGAGCGCATGCCGATCTTTGCAGCCAACTTCGTATTGATGGGCTATGGCACCGGCGCGGTCATGAGCGTGCCGGCCCACGACCAGCGCGACTGGGAGTTCGCGACCGCCTACGACCTGCCCATCGTGCCCGTGATCGCGACCGCCGATGGCAGCGCGCCGGATATCAGCACGGCGGCGAGCGTCGAAAAAGGCGTGCTCATCAATTCCGGCGAGGACGACGGCAAGGATTTCGACACCGCCTTCAACGATATTGCCGATCGGCTGGAAGGGCGCGGCATCGCCCGCCGCAAGACGCAGTACCGGCTGCGCGACTGGGGCCTGTCGCGCCAGCGTTACTGGGGCGCGCCGATTCCGATCATCCACTGCGATGACTGCGGCGCCGTGCCGGTGCCGGAACAGGATCTGCCGGTGGTGCTGCCTGAAGATGTCACGCCCGAAGGCGCCGGCTCGCCGCTGCCGGACATGCCCGAGTTCGTGAACGTGGATTGCCCGCAGTGCGGCAAGGCCGCCCGCCGCGAAACCGATACCTTCGACACCTTCATGGAGTCGTCCTGGTATTTCGCGCGTTTTGCCTGCCCGGATGCCGAGACCATGCTCGACGATCGCGCCGATTATTGGCTGCCGGTCGATCAGTACATCGGCGGTATCGAGCACGCGATCCTGCATCTGCTCTATGCGCGCTTTTTCCAGAAGGTCATGCGCGACGAAGGCCTCACGCAGGCCGATGAACCGTTCAAACGGCTGCTCACCCAGGGCATGGTGCTCAAGGACGGCGCCAAGATGTCCAAGTCCAAGGGCAATACCGTCGATCCGCAGGCGCTCATCGAGACCTACGGCGCCGATACGGTGCGCCTGTTCTCCATGTTTGCCGCGCCGCCGGACCAGTCGCTGGAATGGTCGGATGCGGGTGTGGAAGGCGCGAACCGCTTCCTCAAGCGCCTGTGGCGTCTGGTCGCCGACCATGTCGAGGCCGGTGTCGTCGCCGCGGGCTCGAGTGCGGACGGCGAGGCCGGCGAGCTGCGTCGCAAGGTTCACGAGACCATCGCCAAAGTCGGCGACGATATCGGTCGCCGCATGACCTTCAACACGGCGATTGCCGCGATCATGGAGTTGTGCAACGCCCTGGCTCGGGCGGATGACGCAGACGATGCCCAGCGGAGGGTGCGACAGGAAGGACTCGAGGCGGTGGTGAAGATGCTCGCCCCCATCGCTCCGCATATCTGCGACGCGCTCTGGCGCGAGCTCGGCCACGACGATCTGTTGCTCGATATCGCCTGGCCCGAGGCGGACGATGGGGCGCTCGTGCGGGATACGCTGACGATCGTGGTTCAGGTCAATGGCAAGGTGCGCTCTCGCATCGAGATCGCCGCCGACGCCGATCGCGAAGCCGTGGCCGCCGCGGCGCACGCCGATGCCAATGTGGCACGCTTTGTCGATGGCGCGCCGATCAAGAAGACGATCGTCGTGCCGGGCAAGCTCGTCAACCTCGTGGTATAGACAACGCATGAACACGATTCCCACCCGTTTTCGTCGTCCCGGCCCGATCGGCCGCGCCCGGCTCGCGCTGGCCGGGGCCTGCATGCTCGTTCTGTCCGGCTGCGGTTTTCATCTGCAGGGCGCGACGCCGTTGCCCGACGGTGTGGACTCGATGTACGTGAACTACAACGACGACTATCGGGTCGGGGATCCGCCCCTGGTCGAGACCCTGCAACAGCGGCTGCGGGAACAGGGGCTGCTGGGTCAGGTCGATGCACCCGCCCAGCTGGATATCCGGCGAATCGACAACCAGCAGCGCATCGTGTCCGTCAGCCCGCTCGACGGACGCGTGGCCGAGTACGAGCTGACCACACGCGTGGTGTTCGATTACACCGTCAACGGTGCCACGCAGCTGTCCAACGAAACGCTGTCGGTAACGCGTAACTACAGTTTCGACGACACCGAGCGTCTGGCAGCCGAAGCCGAACAGCGCGATCTGCTCACTCGTATGCACGAGGAGCTGGCCAACCTGATCTTCACTCGTATCGGCACGGTGAACGATACGCTCGTGCCCGCCTCGGCCGACACCGCGTCCTGAGCGATTCATCCATGACCGATCGCGCCGCGCTCACGCCCAGTCCGATCCGTCCGGAAGTCGCCGGCGAGTTCCTGCGCGGGCGGCGCTCGGTCGATCAGTTCACCGCGGAAGTGCCCGACGAAGCGCTCGTGCGCGACGCTGTCGAGGCGGCACGCTGGGCCCCGAATCATCATCTGACACAGCCTTGGCGGTTCTATCTGGTGGGGCCGCAGACCCGATCGGAAATCATCGAGCTCAATGCCCGGCTCGTGGCCGAGCGCAAGAACGCCGAAGTCGCCGACGCCAAGCGCCAGCGCTGGCAGGGCATGCCGGGCTGGTTGGCGGTGACCTGTGCGCAGAGTGACGATCCGATCACCGCGCGCGAGGATTTTGCGGCCTGTGCCTGTGCCATCCAGAACCTGACGCTGTATCTGCACAGCGCCGGTGTGGCCAGCAAGTGGATCAGTGGCGAAGTGACGCGGCATGCCGATCTGCCGCGTATATTGGCGTACGACGCCACGGTGGAATACTGTATCGGCATTGTCTGGTACGGCTATCCGAAGCGGCGTCCGCGCAGTCAGCGAGCCCCGATCGACGGGATTATGTTGTCGCGCCCGTAACCCGACGACATCGGCGCCAACCAGCCGTTGCAAATGCCGTCGCCCCACTATAGAATTGCGCGCTTTCGCAGCCGCCCCGGTTGCAATCGCGTTGGCTCAGGTAAAGTGAAATGAAGACGTTTTCTGCGAAGAAAGACGAAATCGCTGCCGATTGGTACGTCGTCGATGCCGCCGACAAGACGCTCGGCCGTCTCGCCTCCGAGATCGCATTTCGTCTGCGCGGCAAGCACAAGCCCGAATATACCCCGAACCAGGATGTCGGCGATCATATCGTGGTCATCAACGCGTCGCAGGTTAAGGTCACCGGCAAGAAGCCGCAGCAGAAGCTCTATTACCGTTTCACCGGTTATGTCGGCAACATGAAGTCGATCACGCTGGAGAAACAGCTCAAGACCCATCCCGAGCGCGTCATCGAGCATGCCGTGAAGGGCATGCTGCCGAAGAACCCGCTGGGACGTCAGATGTATCGCAAGCTCCGGGTCTACTCGGGCGCCGAGCACCCGCATACCGCGCAGCAGCCGCAGACGCTGGAGATTTAAGACATGGCAACCGAAACTTCCTACGGCACCGGCCGCCGCAAGACCGCCACCGCGCGTGTCTTCATCAAGCCCGGCAGCGGCCAGATCACGGTCAACAAGAAGACGTTGGACGACTATTTCGGCCGGCCGACGTCGCGCATGATCGTGCGTCAGGCGCTGGAAGCCACCGATTCGACTGATCGTTTCGATATCAACGTCACCGTTCGCGGCGGTGGCCCGAACGGCCAGGCCGGCGCGATCCGCCACGGCCTGTCCCGTGCCCTGGTTGAATACGACGAAATGATGCGTGCGCCGTTGCGTGCGGCCGGCTTCATGACTCGCGACGCCCGTAAGGTCGAGCGCAAGAAGGTCGGCCTGCACAAGGCGCGCAAGTCGCCGCAGTACTCCAAGCGCTAAAGCTCTTGGCAACAACCGGTCGTCGCCTGTCCCGGCGGCCGGTTGCAAGCGTTTGTTGGGGGATCGTCTAGTGGTAGGACTACGGACTCTGACTCCGTCAACGGGGGTTCGAATCCCTCTCCCCCAGCCAGCACTCAAAGCCCGCCGAATGGCGGGCTTTTTTATGGGTGCTGGCTGGAGGAGAGATCCTGGTTCGAACCCCTCGGTTCGACGAGCGAGCATTGCTCGCGAGACCCGGGGCGCGTAGCGCCACGGGCCCCGAAGGGGTGAGCGGCGCCAGCCGCGAATAATCCGTAAGCAACCGCTCGTCCGACGGCTGTCGAAACCAAAGTAAGCTGACTAGCCAGCACCCAAAGCCCGCCGAATGGCGGGCTTTTTTATGGGTGCTGGCTGGAGGAGAGATCCTGGTTCGAACCCCTCGGTTCGAGAACCGCGCTAGGCGCTTTCGCGGGCGCCCCGGGCAACTTGAATCGGCGTGGTTCAGGTTAGACTGCGCGCCTTTCGCTCGGCCGTATGAAATCGGCCGGTTTGTCATCGACGGGAGCGCTGTCATGAAATTCATCGAAATCGACGGACGTCTGGTCTGTTATCGCGATCACGGCTCGACGGACGCCCCGGCTGTGTTGTTCGCCCATCCGCTGGGCATGTCGCAAGCGGTCTGGGATGAGGTCATCGACGGCCTCGACGGATCTTTTCGTACGGTGAGCTGGGATCTCCCCGGACACGGCGCTAGCGCATCGGTTGACACCAAGCTGACCGCCGCGCATCTGGCCAGCCAGGCGCTGTCGTTGGCGGACGCGTTGGCGGTCGACCGGTTTCATTTCGTGGGAACGTCGATCGGCGGCGTCATCGGCCAGCAGCTGCTTTGCCAGGCGCCGGGCCGCCTGAATAACGTAGTCCTCACCAATACCGGGCCGGTCATCGGCTCGCCGCAGGCGTGGGCCGAGCGGGCGACGGCGGTTCGTTCGCAAGGTCTGGCGGCGATGGCAGACTCGATCAGCGCGCGCTGGTTCGGTAAGGCGCTCGCCGTGCGCGAGCCGAGTGCCCGGCCGGGCTGGGCGCTGCAGCTGGCACATACCGATGCCGAAAGCTATGCCCGTTGCTGCGAACTGCTGGCCGAGGCGGATTTCCGCGGTCTTCTTGCCGGTCGTTCCGCTGGGCCGATACGGCTGGTGGCTGGCGACGAGGATGTCGCAACGCCGGTGTCGTCACTGGAGACGCTCGGCGATGAGCTCGGGGGCGCTCCGGTCGAGATGCTATCGGGCGTCGGCCACGTGCCTTCGGTGGAAGCTCCGGCCGCTCTGTGCGAACGGCTGCCCGGTTGGCTTGCCGTGTGATGGGCCGATAACGAGATCCAGCGACGATAAATACGGCTCTTGCCGGCTGCCGCCGGGGCAGAATGGTCACCGCCGTCCGGCGGAGCGCGTGCCGCGGCTCGCGAACCGCCAGGGTGTATGGAATGAGCGGGAAGAGCGGCGTGAGCCAGCCTCGGCGTTGCCGTGTGGCCCGCTTTTTGCTGCTGAATACCCGTAGGCCTCACAGCCGATCGGGAGCGTCGTGATCATGCGTGTATTGCTCGTGGATCGTCATTCAGCGCGTCTGGCCACGCTCGAACGGGTGATCGTGGCGGCCGGTTTCAATGTCGTGGCGGTATTGGGTGAAGACGCCGATCTCTATACGGCCGTGAATCGATATACCC
It includes:
- the rpsI gene encoding 30S ribosomal protein S9 yields the protein MATETSYGTGRRKTATARVFIKPGSGQITVNKKTLDDYFGRPTSRMIVRQALEATDSTDRFDINVTVRGGGPNGQAGAIRHGLSRALVEYDEMMRAPLRAAGFMTRDARKVERKKVGLHKARKSPQYSKR
- a CDS encoding PhoH family protein, whose translation is MTRLAHLCGPQDGHLRLIEKTLDVGVHNRGHLFQVEGSAPAASAAIDVLNELYAATAAGELTADRVHVAARTAERERDAAAEDRAVEDVVIKTRLGLVRGRGPNQRRYLANLRSNDLNFGIGPAGTGKTYLAVAAAVDALETERVRRLLLVRPAVEAGERLGFLPGDLAQKIDPYLRPLYDALYEMLGFDRVGRLIERNVIEIAPLAYMRGRTLNEAFIILDEAQNTTVEQMKMFLTRIGFGSTAVVTGDMTQVDLPVAKRSGLRHAVRLLHGIEGISVTKFAARDVVRHPLVQRIVQAYDREHGDDEDGER
- a CDS encoding alpha/beta fold hydrolase — translated: MKFIEIDGRLVCYRDHGSTDAPAVLFAHPLGMSQAVWDEVIDGLDGSFRTVSWDLPGHGASASVDTKLTAAHLASQALSLADALAVDRFHFVGTSIGGVIGQQLLCQAPGRLNNVVLTNTGPVIGSPQAWAERATAVRSQGLAAMADSISARWFGKALAVREPSARPGWALQLAHTDAESYARCCELLAEADFRGLLAGRSAGPIRLVAGDEDVATPVSSLETLGDELGGAPVEMLSGVGHVPSVEAPAALCERLPGWLAV
- the lnt gene encoding apolipoprotein N-acyltransferase, whose translation is MRAVRVIGLDLLAPAVLGGLATLGFAPFGYYGLTLIAIVGLIALWWQAGARRAAWRGWVFGLAHFGTGIYWTFVSTYYYGGAPLPMAIGLVCLLSAYMAAYPMLVGAFAGFTRGLPRTLWALLLVPGAWLAAELMRSWVLTGFPWLSLGYSLIDAPLTALAPIGGVYFMGALMVAAAGMVVLLFAGSLIGRAVSVALLAAAPFALWLLPPASQWTRPAGEPVSVDVIQGNFPQQVKWDPDTFATTLTRYRNLTERSDADLVLWPEVAIPAPANRVQSYFDDIDAMAANRGQTVLAGTLVHQGDDQPYYNAVLALGAGHGRYYKRHLVPFGEYFPVPDFVMHWLDGINMRYSNFGFGAEDQPLIEVDGVKIGLSICFEDAFGYEIAKALPAAGILANVTNDAWFAGTTAADQHLEIARMRALEAGRPMLRAANTGISAVIDFDGRVRERTGQFEIANIQTRVQPRAGLTPYMRIGDWPLWTAGFLLTGVGLIAAIARRRRGRA
- the ybeY gene encoding rRNA maturation RNase YbeY codes for the protein MMELEIDLEAAEAIGRVPAYVQVEGPARAALAAAGFSPGEAVVELSVRLVDECESAELNGAWRDKPRATNVLSFPAEVSLPGLAVLGDLVICLPVVEREAAAQSKPAQAHFVHMIVHGVLHLLGYDHIGDDEAEHMEALERRIMTTLGFDDPYSERASA
- a CDS encoding transporter associated domain-containing protein produces the protein MSDEGESEQGRSSGGWLRQIGKSLTGPPRDRDELVAVLTEAQENELLDVDALWMMQGVLKVSELQVRDIMIPRSQMVVVESDADAAEILPIAIESGHSRFPVIGESRDEVVGILLAKDMLALAESDRDRADFELGDVLRPAVYVPESKRVNVLLKEFKASRNHMAVVVDEYGGVAGLVTIEDALEQIVGDIDDEYDQAEGAFILRQEKNRFQIRSLTPVDEFNKYFNAEFSDEDFDTVGGLVVHEFGHMPKRGETTVIGRFQFNVQRADSRRIHLFQMTILPEAPE
- a CDS encoding nitroreductase, encoding MTDRAALTPSPIRPEVAGEFLRGRRSVDQFTAEVPDEALVRDAVEAARWAPNHHLTQPWRFYLVGPQTRSEIIELNARLVAERKNAEVADAKRQRWQGMPGWLAVTCAQSDDPITAREDFAACACAIQNLTLYLHSAGVASKWISGEVTRHADLPRILAYDATVEYCIGIVWYGYPKRRPRSQRAPIDGIMLSRP
- the lptE gene encoding LPS assembly lipoprotein LptE, whose protein sequence is MNTIPTRFRRPGPIGRARLALAGACMLVLSGCGFHLQGATPLPDGVDSMYVNYNDDYRVGDPPLVETLQQRLREQGLLGQVDAPAQLDIRRIDNQQRIVSVSPLDGRVAEYELTTRVVFDYTVNGATQLSNETLSVTRNYSFDDTERLAAEAEQRDLLTRMHEELANLIFTRIGTVNDTLVPASADTAS
- the rplM gene encoding 50S ribosomal protein L13, which produces MKTFSAKKDEIAADWYVVDAADKTLGRLASEIAFRLRGKHKPEYTPNQDVGDHIVVINASQVKVTGKKPQQKLYYRFTGYVGNMKSITLEKQLKTHPERVIEHAVKGMLPKNPLGRQMYRKLRVYSGAEHPHTAQQPQTLEI
- the leuS gene encoding leucine--tRNA ligase, with the protein product MDESYRFDAIETEVQQRWLDTDAFRVTRDQREKFYCLSMFPYPSGKLHMGHVRNYTIGDVMSRYQRMRGKNVLQPMGWDAFGLPAENAAIKNGVPPAKWTRENIAAMREQLQQLGFAYDWSREIATCDPSYYRWEQWLFTKLFEKGLVYRKESVVNWDPVDQTVLANEQVVDGRGWRSGAIVEQRAIPQWFARITDYADELLDDLDTLEGWPEAVKTMQANWIGRSTGLEIDFNVVGHDEPLTVYTTRPDTLHGATYMAVAADHPLVARAAEHDAELAAFCEECRKAGTAEASLETREKKGYRLPIEATHPLSGERMPIFAANFVLMGYGTGAVMSVPAHDQRDWEFATAYDLPIVPVIATADGSAPDISTAASVEKGVLINSGEDDGKDFDTAFNDIADRLEGRGIARRKTQYRLRDWGLSRQRYWGAPIPIIHCDDCGAVPVPEQDLPVVLPEDVTPEGAGSPLPDMPEFVNVDCPQCGKAARRETDTFDTFMESSWYFARFACPDAETMLDDRADYWLPVDQYIGGIEHAILHLLYARFFQKVMRDEGLTQADEPFKRLLTQGMVLKDGAKMSKSKGNTVDPQALIETYGADTVRLFSMFAAPPDQSLEWSDAGVEGANRFLKRLWRLVADHVEAGVVAAGSSADGEAGELRRKVHETIAKVGDDIGRRMTFNTAIAAIMELCNALARADDADDAQRRVRQEGLEAVVKMLAPIAPHICDALWRELGHDDLLLDIAWPEADDGALVRDTLTIVVQVNGKVRSRIEIAADADREAVAAAAHADANVARFVDGAPIKKTIVVPGKLVNLVV